A single window of Granulicella sibirica DNA harbors:
- a CDS encoding TonB-dependent receptor: MNLSRIVCITLSAGIAVSTASAQIAADLQGRVADTSGAAIPNAEVELTELSTNLHQRTVSSSSGDYLFSHLNPGTYALDVTAPGFAHLKRTGVTVIVGQTVLADLSLSVGSDQQVVNVNADAPLLQAVTSNIQTNIPGPTVVAMPLNTRNFIQLSTLAPGVELPPGTLLPRINGGRPRTNEYLYDGISALQPEPGQVAFFPILDDIQEFTVEANNVPAEFGRFNGGVVNVATRAGSNAIHGSLFEFFRNEALNSRNYFSTANARKPEYRRNLYGATLGAPILRDRLFFFGDYQGVKQLIGKTVISTIPTLNERNGIFTGVSKIYDPATTVTSGGKFVRQEFANDTITSSLDPVAKALLARFPTPTASGAANNYSRTANDADHQNQFDVRVDGAYRAKDRAFVRYSYYNEVEQPITYLPDGSGPPVTGIIGTAGVSGLSNVRGQQAVANETHTFSDRLLNDARLGYTRRNNNIGGPVLGNTASAALAIPGIPTNAAFNNALPLFTFTGFQQLGPSASTFSQYQTAVWQFVDTVVYTRGRHAFKFGGDVRWYQLNAVAPPNPTGSFAFTTTGTNQQGVTNSGNAIASFLLGQVDTFSIDLQESKIRPRDHIQEYFAQDDWRASDRLTFNIGARWSLHSPSTEKNNQGAIFNLQTQQLDYLGVDGNSKSARTLHYGNVAPRVGFTFLVDPKTVIRSGFGIVFIDQSGITTPFTTPQFPFIQNVQQKTQDSVNAAFALAAGPTVAPIPLTPDAGLGQSVYTANRNAGSGYVEQWNLAVQRAITSNLSFDVAYVGSHIVHVGIPDSNLNQLTAAQLAQGSSLLTQVANPYYGVIPVSSSIGTKNVSAAQLLKPYPRFQNVATYRNNSETTNYNAIEAKVEERLTKGTYLLFSYTHSKLIDDASSVFSSTVLSSPNSSSLIAADTFRPGLERDSSGGDMPNVLSASGIYDLPVGRGHRFASSGVANAALGGWALNAIVSMQSGMPVTVTQATNNNAFAGFALQRPNLIASPSLSPDQRTPAHFFNTAAFATAPQFVIGNASRNPVRGPAYRDLDLALVKHTKLPGETDVEFRGEIFNISNTPAFAQPNGSFGSAAFGSITSTTTDPRVVQFAIRISR, translated from the coding sequence ATGAACCTTTCCCGTATTGTCTGTATCACCCTGTCTGCAGGAATCGCAGTCTCAACTGCTTCGGCGCAGATAGCCGCCGATCTGCAGGGACGTGTGGCGGACACCTCTGGCGCTGCCATTCCAAATGCCGAGGTGGAGTTGACGGAGCTTTCCACGAACCTGCACCAGAGGACGGTATCTTCGAGTTCGGGCGACTACCTTTTCAGCCATTTGAATCCGGGCACTTATGCGCTCGATGTGACGGCGCCTGGCTTTGCGCATTTGAAGCGTACGGGAGTTACGGTCATCGTGGGACAGACGGTGCTTGCTGACCTGAGTCTCAGCGTCGGGTCCGATCAACAGGTTGTGAACGTCAACGCCGATGCACCGCTTCTGCAGGCCGTGACGAGTAATATCCAGACGAACATCCCTGGTCCGACCGTGGTTGCGATGCCGTTGAACACACGTAACTTCATCCAACTTTCGACACTTGCTCCCGGGGTCGAGCTACCGCCGGGTACGCTTCTTCCGCGCATCAATGGCGGACGACCTAGAACGAACGAATATCTTTATGACGGTATCTCGGCGCTACAGCCGGAGCCGGGACAGGTGGCGTTCTTTCCGATCCTGGACGACATCCAGGAGTTCACGGTCGAGGCGAATAATGTGCCGGCGGAGTTTGGCCGGTTCAACGGCGGCGTTGTGAACGTGGCGACACGTGCGGGATCGAATGCGATCCATGGCAGCCTGTTTGAATTCTTTCGCAATGAGGCGCTGAACTCGCGGAACTACTTCTCTACCGCCAACGCGCGTAAGCCGGAGTATCGGCGCAACCTTTATGGCGCTACGCTCGGCGCTCCCATTCTTAGGGATCGGCTTTTCTTCTTTGGCGACTACCAAGGGGTGAAGCAGCTTATCGGCAAGACGGTTATCTCGACCATTCCGACACTCAATGAGCGGAACGGCATCTTTACGGGCGTCTCAAAGATTTATGACCCGGCCACGACGGTGACGAGCGGAGGCAAGTTCGTGCGGCAGGAGTTCGCGAACGATACGATTACAAGTTCGCTTGACCCGGTGGCAAAGGCGCTGCTTGCGCGCTTTCCTACACCGACGGCGTCGGGCGCAGCGAATAACTACAGCCGAACGGCGAACGATGCCGATCATCAGAATCAGTTCGATGTGCGAGTTGATGGAGCTTACAGGGCGAAGGATCGGGCCTTCGTTCGCTACTCGTATTACAACGAAGTAGAACAGCCGATCACGTATCTGCCGGATGGAAGCGGGCCTCCGGTGACGGGGATTATCGGGACGGCGGGTGTGTCGGGTCTCTCGAACGTGCGCGGTCAGCAGGCGGTTGCGAACGAGACGCATACCTTCTCCGACCGGTTGTTGAACGACGCGCGTCTTGGGTATACGCGGCGAAATAACAACATTGGTGGGCCTGTGCTTGGGAACACGGCTTCGGCGGCGCTGGCCATTCCGGGTATCCCGACCAATGCTGCCTTCAACAACGCGCTGCCGCTCTTCACCTTTACCGGATTTCAGCAGCTTGGCCCTTCGGCGAGTACCTTCTCGCAGTATCAGACAGCGGTGTGGCAGTTCGTCGATACGGTGGTCTACACGCGTGGGCGGCATGCCTTTAAGTTCGGCGGCGATGTGCGCTGGTATCAGCTTAACGCGGTTGCTCCGCCGAATCCGACGGGCTCCTTTGCGTTTACGACGACGGGCACAAACCAGCAGGGCGTGACGAATAGCGGGAATGCGATTGCGAGCTTTCTGCTTGGGCAGGTCGATACGTTTTCGATCGATCTGCAGGAGAGCAAGATTCGTCCGCGCGACCATATTCAGGAGTACTTCGCGCAGGATGACTGGCGTGCGAGTGACCGGCTGACCTTCAACATCGGTGCGCGGTGGAGCCTGCATTCGCCTTCGACGGAGAAGAATAACCAGGGTGCGATCTTCAATCTGCAGACGCAGCAGTTGGACTATCTGGGGGTAGATGGGAACTCCAAGAGCGCGCGCACGCTGCACTACGGAAACGTCGCGCCGCGGGTTGGCTTCACGTTTCTTGTCGATCCTAAGACGGTGATCCGCTCAGGCTTCGGGATTGTCTTTATCGACCAGTCGGGCATCACGACTCCCTTCACGACGCCGCAGTTTCCTTTCATTCAGAACGTACAGCAGAAGACGCAGGACAGCGTGAATGCGGCCTTCGCGCTTGCTGCCGGGCCGACCGTGGCGCCGATTCCATTGACGCCGGATGCGGGCCTGGGACAGAGCGTTTATACCGCGAACCGGAATGCGGGTTCGGGCTATGTGGAGCAGTGGAACCTTGCGGTGCAGCGTGCGATCACGAGCAACCTGTCGTTTGATGTGGCCTATGTCGGCTCGCACATCGTGCATGTCGGTATTCCGGATTCGAACCTGAATCAACTGACGGCCGCGCAGCTTGCGCAGGGCTCGTCACTGCTGACGCAGGTGGCGAACCCGTACTATGGGGTGATTCCGGTCTCGAGTTCGATCGGGACGAAGAACGTCAGCGCGGCGCAGCTTCTGAAGCCGTATCCGCGCTTTCAGAACGTGGCGACGTACCGCAACAACTCGGAAACGACGAACTATAACGCGATCGAGGCGAAGGTCGAGGAGCGGCTGACGAAGGGCACGTATCTCCTGTTTTCATACACGCATTCGAAGCTGATTGACGATGCTTCTTCCGTCTTCTCTTCGACCGTGCTTTCGTCGCCGAACTCGAGCAGCCTGATCGCTGCGGATACATTCCGGCCGGGACTCGAACGGGACTCGTCGGGCGGCGATATGCCGAATGTGCTCTCCGCGAGCGGCATCTATGATCTGCCGGTTGGGCGTGGCCATCGTTTTGCTTCGTCGGGAGTGGCGAATGCCGCGCTTGGCGGGTGGGCGCTGAATGCGATCGTGTCAATGCAGTCTGGCATGCCGGTGACTGTTACCCAGGCGACAAACAACAATGCGTTCGCGGGCTTTGCGCTGCAGAGGCCGAACCTGATTGCCAGCCCGTCACTCTCGCCCGATCAGCGTACCCCGGCTCACTTCTTCAATACGGCGGCGTTCGCGACGGCTCCTCAGTTCGTGATCGGCAATGCCTCACGGAACCCGGTGCGTGGACCGGCTTATCGGGACCTCGATCTTGCTCTGGTGAAGCACACGAAGCTTCCGGGTGAGACCGATGTCGAGTTTCGCGGGGAGATCTTCAACATCTCGAACACGCCGGCTTTCGCGCAGCCGAACGGGAGTTTTGGCTCGGCTGCTTTTGGGAGCATCACCAGCACGACGACGGATCCGCGGGTGGTTCAGTTCGCGATACGTATCAGCCGCTGA
- a CDS encoding TOBE domain-containing protein: protein MATTDHMLTPREAAHLIGISYPTIKQWILNGKLKTVRTPGGHHRVAESALKPYLVKDSAKPAAESRERFRRVSGRNQLAGKVVSIRVEGLLAEVILAVGDTHITAIITAGAVRELQLKKGDSAAALIKSTDVMIERLDEPA from the coding sequence ATGGCGACGACAGATCATATGCTCACTCCGCGCGAGGCTGCTCACCTGATCGGGATCAGCTACCCTACGATCAAGCAGTGGATTCTGAACGGCAAGCTGAAGACCGTGCGGACGCCCGGCGGGCATCACCGTGTGGCAGAGAGTGCGTTGAAGCCTTACCTCGTGAAAGACAGCGCCAAGCCGGCGGCCGAGTCGAGAGAACGGTTTCGCAGGGTGAGTGGGCGGAATCAACTTGCCGGCAAGGTGGTGAGCATCCGTGTCGAAGGCCTGCTCGCCGAGGTGATCCTTGCGGTGGGAGATACTCACATTACGGCCATCATCACGGCGGGAGCGGTTCGCGAGTTGCAACTCAAGAAGGGCGATAGCGCCGCTGCTCTCATCAAGTCAACTGACGTGATGATCGAGCGGCTTGACGAGCCCGCGTAG